Proteins from a single region of Punica granatum isolate Tunisia-2019 chromosome 8, ASM765513v2, whole genome shotgun sequence:
- the LOC116187045 gene encoding UPF0481 protein At3g47200-like isoform X1 — protein sequence MIDKKIRLENISPEVGNENQSDQFVDIENPSPKKNKNPEITPLLASLEEELNSWSELSGEHCIYKVPERLRTAGNESLYNPKVVSIGPIHHEREGLEAMEEYKKRFLKDFLARLKVKFADYAQFMQGREEKLRNSYAYEGVGHLKSDKLTKIFMVDAAFLVELLLRNSLLKAQDDKSCSRVKPLDFKSSSDVKPLDFKSCRIFGRPKMLIDIQRDVILVENQLPMFILEEIFDTFISPEVDVISLVCEFVSSDRDGASKPDLESVQRSNPVHFLDCLRSCYIFECNDAGEVPKPRDRAPVKHPYIHSVSELHEAGLDFKKSESSNLFSIKYEDGLLRLPYMPIGSASEMIYRNLLAFEQCHYLPSERIFTDFFRLMDQLVNTPQDIDLLVENEIIRRTLGESSAAADVFNRISHGLQTCYDQNHFAEIYRELKAYYDRPWNRWKATLKHKYFHNPWAIISVVAAAILLILTIIQTVFSIL from the coding sequence ATGATTGATAAGAAAATCCGACTGGAAAATATATCACCAGAGGTGGGAAATGAGAATCAGTCAGATCAGTTTGTTGACATAGAGAACCCTTCgcctaaaaaaaataagaaccCTGAAATAACTCCACTGCTCGCCTCGCTGGAGGAGGAACTCAATAGCTGGTCTGAGCTATCGGGGGAGCATTGTATTTACAAAGTTCCTGAGCGGCTGCGAACAGCCGGGAATGAATCGCTGTACAACCCTAAGGTTGTGTCCATCGGCCCGATCCACCATGAAAGAGAAGGTTTGGAAGCCATGGAAGAGTATAAGAAGAGGTTCCTCAAAGATTTCCTTGCCAGACTGAAGGTTAAATTCGCAGATTATGCTCAATTCATGCAGGGAAGGGAAGAAAAATTGCGAAACAGCTACGCCTACGAAGGAGTGGGTCATCTGAAAAGCGACAAGTTGACAAAAATTTTCATGGTCGATGCAGCATTTCTCGTCGAGCTTTTGCTGAGGAACAGTCTTCTGAAGGCACAGGACGACAAGAGCTGCAGCAGGGTGAAGCCACTGGACTTCAAGAGCAGCAGTGATGTGAAGCCACTGGACTTCAAGAGCTGCAGGATCTTTGGGAGGCCCAAGATGTTAATCGACATTCAACGAGACGTGATATTGGTTGAGAATCAGCTTCCTATGTTTATCCTCGAAGAAATTTTCGACACCTTTATCAGTCCAGAAGTCGACGTGATTAGTCTTGTTTGCGAGTTTGTCAGCAGCGATAGGGATGGGGCAAGTAAGCCTGATCTCGAGAGTGTCCAAAGATCCAACCCCGTGCACTTCCTGGATTGTCTAAGGAGTTGCTACATTTTTGAATGCAATGATGCAGGGGAGGTTCCAAAGCCGAGGGATCGAGCACCGGTAAAGCATCCTTACATCCATAGCGTGTCTGAATTACATGAAGCTGGACTGGATTTCAAAAAAAGTGAGAGTTCTAATCTTTTCAGCATCAAGTATGAAGACGGGCTTCTCCGGTTGCCGTACATGCCGATAGGCAGCGCGAGCGAAATGATATACAGAAATCTACTAGCCTTTGAGCAGTGCCACTATCTTCCCAGCGAGAGGATATTCACTGACTTCTTCCGTCTCATGGATCAACTGGTAAACACTCCTCAGGACATAGACTTGCTTGTCGAGAATGAAATTATAAGGCGCACCTTGGGAGAAAGCAGTGCGGCTGCAGATGTCTTCAACAGAATCTCACATGGTCTTCAAACGTGCTACGATCAAAACCATTTTGCTGAAATCTACAGGGAACTTAAAGCGTACTACGATAGACCGTGGAACCGATGGAAGGCGACCTTGAAGCATAAATACTTCCACAACCCATGGGCTATCATTTCTGTCGTTGCAGCTGCAATTCTGCTCATTCTAACCATTATACAAACGGTGTTTTCGATATTATGA
- the LOC116187045 gene encoding UPF0481 protein At3g47200-like isoform X2, which translates to MIDKKIRLENISPEVGNENQSDQFVDIENPSPKKNKNPEITPLLASLEEELNSWSELSGEHCIYKVPERLRTAGNESLYNPKVVSIGPIHHEREGLEAMEEYKKRFLKDFLARLKVKFADYAQFMQGREEKLRNSYAYEGVGHLKSDKLTKIFMVDAAFLVELLLRNSLLKAQDDKSCSRVKPLDFKSSSDVKPLDFKSCRIFGRPKMLIDIQRDVILVENQLPMFILEEIFDTFISPEVDVISLVCEFVSSDRDGASKPDLESVQRSNPVHFLDCLRSCYIFECNDAGEVPKPRDRAPHQV; encoded by the exons ATGATTGATAAGAAAATCCGACTGGAAAATATATCACCAGAGGTGGGAAATGAGAATCAGTCAGATCAGTTTGTTGACATAGAGAACCCTTCgcctaaaaaaaataagaaccCTGAAATAACTCCACTGCTCGCCTCGCTGGAGGAGGAACTCAATAGCTGGTCTGAGCTATCGGGGGAGCATTGTATTTACAAAGTTCCTGAGCGGCTGCGAACAGCCGGGAATGAATCGCTGTACAACCCTAAGGTTGTGTCCATCGGCCCGATCCACCATGAAAGAGAAGGTTTGGAAGCCATGGAAGAGTATAAGAAGAGGTTCCTCAAAGATTTCCTTGCCAGACTGAAGGTTAAATTCGCAGATTATGCTCAATTCATGCAGGGAAGGGAAGAAAAATTGCGAAACAGCTACGCCTACGAAGGAGTGGGTCATCTGAAAAGCGACAAGTTGACAAAAATTTTCATGGTCGATGCAGCATTTCTCGTCGAGCTTTTGCTGAGGAACAGTCTTCTGAAGGCACAGGACGACAAGAGCTGCAGCAGGGTGAAGCCACTGGACTTCAAGAGCAGCAGTGATGTGAAGCCACTGGACTTCAAGAGCTGCAGGATCTTTGGGAGGCCCAAGATGTTAATCGACATTCAACGAGACGTGATATTGGTTGAGAATCAGCTTCCTATGTTTATCCTCGAAGAAATTTTCGACACCTTTATCAGTCCAGAAGTCGACGTGATTAGTCTTGTTTGCGAGTTTGTCAGCAGCGATAGGGATGGGGCAAGTAAGCCTGATCTCGAGAGTGTCCAAAGATCCAACCCCGTGCACTTCCTGGATTGTCTAAGGAGTTGCTACATTTTTGAATGCAATGATGCAGGGGAGGTTCCAAAGCCGAGGGATCGAGCACCG CATCAAGTATGA
- the LOC116188306 gene encoding EG45-like domain containing protein — MRSFMLILTILCSCYAFLGVLGDVGTATSYDPPYLPTKCKGYDQTQFPEGGFFVAASEGLWDNGAACGRRYRMRCISGQRRPCKDGFIAVNVVDLCRTSPCPATLLLSNKAFNAISKYPNAKINVEYAQ, encoded by the exons ATGAGGTCATTTATGCTCATTCTAACTATTCTGTGCTCGTGCTATGCATTTTTGGGAGTTCTAGGGGATGTCGGAACAGCCACTTCATATGATCCGCCATACTTGC CGACGAAATGCAAGGGATATGACCAGACCCAGTTCCCTGAAGGGGGCTTCTTTGTAGCGGCCAGCGAGGGGTTGTGGGACAATGGAGCTGCCTGCGGAAGGAGGTACCGGATGAGATGCATCAGCGGCCAGAGAAGACCATGCAAGGATGGTTTCATAGCAGTGAACGTTGTCGATTTGTGTCGGACCAGCCCATGTCCAGCAACTCTCCTTCTGTCCAATAAAGCTTTCAATGCGATCTCAAAGTACCCTAATGCCAAAATCAATGTAGAATATGCACAGTAA
- the LOC116188305 gene encoding AFG1-like ATPase isoform X1, with the protein MRGFSSISRSLSVSRRIFCTAPTGALRFYCNHRPAKRAGPLMQYRDLVKQGKLQHDPDQEKVALELENLLGRLQQYEKDMEEYHVKLAEWENRRENERHRLLVEEAEMKQRGDVWASVNKHRSKLIERWTFRGLLQEKNIEPGVGKWVSYLNREKKLDTIVGRRPAAPPAPKGLYLFGNVGSGKTMLMDMFYSATKGIVKHRRRYHFHEAMLEINAHMHQIWKKQVEEKSFQSSISSWVRNLPFDSTIKEWLDAEEKYKQEMQMKNILPAVADKFLIDGQEDQGGASILCFDEIQTVDVFAIVALSGIVSRLLSTGTVLVATSNRAPEDLNQDGMQREIFLKFVDKLREHCDNILIGSEVDYRRLIAQRFVYQNHFFWPLGGSAEEEFQKMWVEITNESGGKIISETIPVMFGRTLEVLKSCNGIGQFEFEYLCGRPVGAADYIAIARNYHTVFISGIPTMSMRIRDKARRFITLIDELYNHHCRLVCSAASSIDDLFKGTEEGRLFDLESFQFETEIEGSKLRRDVLAEGSVSSGGVPTGIISMLSGQEEMFAFRRAVSRLIEMQTPLYLEGVRALHPYFQR; encoded by the exons ATGAGAGGGTTCAGCTCAATCTCTCGCTCTCTgtcggtttctcggagaatcTTCTGTACTGCTCCTACGGGGGCACTCCGGTTCTACTGCAACCACCGGCCGGCGAAACGAGCAG GGCCACTCATGCAATACAGGGACCTCGTAAAGCAAGGGAAGCTACAGCACGACCCTGACCAGGAAAAGGTTGCTCTGGAACTGGAGAATCTACTCGGGAGGCTTCAGCAATATGAGAAAGATATGGAGGAATATCAT GTGAAACTAGCTGAATGGGAGAACAGGAGGGAGAACGAGCGCCACCGCCTTCTGGTGGAAGAAGCTGAAATGAAGCAGCGAGGGGATGTATGGGCATCAGTAAACAAGCATCGGAGTAAACTCATCGAGAGATGGACGTTTAG GGGGCTTTtgcaggaaaaaaatattgaaccTGGAGTTGGAAAATGGGTTTCTTATCTTAATCGGGAGAAGAAGTTGGATACGATTGTTGGTCGCCGTCCAGCGGCTCCTCCTGCTCCCAAAGGGCTTTATCTTTTTGGCAATGTCGGTAGTG GGAAGACAATGCTTATGGATATGTTTTATAGTGCCACGAAAGGAATTGTGAAACACAGAAGGCGATATCACTTTCATGAG GCGATGCTAGAGATCAATGCACATATGCAtcagatttggaagaagcaaGTCGAGGAAAAGTCTTTCCAGTCAAGCATCTCAAGCTGGGTTAGGAATCTTCCATTTGATTCAACTATTAAGGAATGGTTGGACGCTGAAGAAAAATACAAGCAAGAAATGCAAATGAAAAACATTCTACCTGCAGTTGCAGACAAGTTTCTCATTGATGGGCAAGAGGATCAAGGAGGAGCTAGCATACTTTGCTTTGATGAGATTCAG ACAGTTGATGTATTTGCTATTGTGGCCTTATCTGGAATTGTAAGCAGATTATTGAGTACCGGAACAGTTCTTGTGGCTACCAGTAACCGAGCACCAGAGGATTTAAATCAA GATGGTATGCAGCGGGAGATCTTTCTGAAGTTTGTTGACAAATTGCGAGAACATTGTGATAACATTCTGATTGGAAGTGAAGTTGACTATAGACGTCTAATTGCACAAAGATTTGTTTATCAG AATCATTTTTTCTGGCCTTTGGGTGGAAGTGCTGAGGAAGAGTTCCAAAAAATGTGGGTTGAGATCACAAATGAGTCGGGAGGGAAaattatttcagaaacaatACCCGTGATGTTTGGGAG GACTCTGGAGGTTCTGAAAAGCTGTAATGGCATAGGGCAGTTTGAATTTGAGTATCTATGTGGTAGGCCG GTTGGGGCTGCAGATTATATTGCAATAGCTAGGAATTATCATACTGTGTTCATATCTGGTATTCCAACGATGAGCATGAGAATCCGCGATAAG GCAAGAAGGTTCATCACTCTTATTGATGAGTTATACAATCATCATTGCCGCCTAGTTTGTTCTGCAGCTTCTTCTATAGATGATTTATTCAAAGGGACAGAAGAGGGTAGATTGTTCGACTTGGAGAG CTTTCAATTTGAAACTGAGATAGAAGGCAGTAAGCTTCGAAGAGATGTCTTAGCAGAAGGCAGTGTGAGTTCTGGAGGTGTACCAACTGGAATTATTTCTATGTTGTCTGGTCAAGAGGAGATGTTTGCATTCCGTCGTGCC GTGTCCCGGTTGATCGAAATGCAGACACCTCTATATCTGGAGGGTGTTCGCGCTCTTCATCCTTATTTCCAAAGATGA
- the LOC116188305 gene encoding AFG1-like ATPase isoform X2 — translation MRGFSSISRSLSVSRRIFCTAPTGALRFYCNHRPAKRAGPLMQYRDLVKQGKLQHDPDQEKVALELENLLGRLQQYEKDMEEYHVKLAEWENRRENERHRLLVEEAEMKQRGDVWASVNKHRSKLIERWTFRGLLQEKNIEPGVGKWVSYLNREKKLDTIVGRRPAAPPAPKGLYLFGNVGSGKTMLMDMFYSATKGIVKHRRRYHFHEAMLEINAHMHQIWKKQVEEKSFQSSISSWLQTSFSLMGKRIKEELAYFALMRFRLLSTGTVLVATSNRAPEDLNQDGMQREIFLKFVDKLREHCDNILIGSEVDYRRLIAQRFVYQNHFFWPLGGSAEEEFQKMWVEITNESGGKIISETIPVMFGRTLEVLKSCNGIGQFEFEYLCGRPVGAADYIAIARNYHTVFISGIPTMSMRIRDKARRFITLIDELYNHHCRLVCSAASSIDDLFKGTEEGRLFDLESFQFETEIEGSKLRRDVLAEGSVSSGGVPTGIISMLSGQEEMFAFRRAVSRLIEMQTPLYLEGVRALHPYFQR, via the exons ATGAGAGGGTTCAGCTCAATCTCTCGCTCTCTgtcggtttctcggagaatcTTCTGTACTGCTCCTACGGGGGCACTCCGGTTCTACTGCAACCACCGGCCGGCGAAACGAGCAG GGCCACTCATGCAATACAGGGACCTCGTAAAGCAAGGGAAGCTACAGCACGACCCTGACCAGGAAAAGGTTGCTCTGGAACTGGAGAATCTACTCGGGAGGCTTCAGCAATATGAGAAAGATATGGAGGAATATCAT GTGAAACTAGCTGAATGGGAGAACAGGAGGGAGAACGAGCGCCACCGCCTTCTGGTGGAAGAAGCTGAAATGAAGCAGCGAGGGGATGTATGGGCATCAGTAAACAAGCATCGGAGTAAACTCATCGAGAGATGGACGTTTAG GGGGCTTTtgcaggaaaaaaatattgaaccTGGAGTTGGAAAATGGGTTTCTTATCTTAATCGGGAGAAGAAGTTGGATACGATTGTTGGTCGCCGTCCAGCGGCTCCTCCTGCTCCCAAAGGGCTTTATCTTTTTGGCAATGTCGGTAGTG GGAAGACAATGCTTATGGATATGTTTTATAGTGCCACGAAAGGAATTGTGAAACACAGAAGGCGATATCACTTTCATGAG GCGATGCTAGAGATCAATGCACATATGCAtcagatttggaagaagcaaGTCGAGGAAAAGTCTTTCCAGTCAAGCATCTCAAGCTGG TTGCAGACAAGTTTCTCATTGATGGGCAAGAGGATCAAGGAGGAGCTAGCATACTTTGCTTTGATGAGATTCAG ATTATTGAGTACCGGAACAGTTCTTGTGGCTACCAGTAACCGAGCACCAGAGGATTTAAATCAA GATGGTATGCAGCGGGAGATCTTTCTGAAGTTTGTTGACAAATTGCGAGAACATTGTGATAACATTCTGATTGGAAGTGAAGTTGACTATAGACGTCTAATTGCACAAAGATTTGTTTATCAG AATCATTTTTTCTGGCCTTTGGGTGGAAGTGCTGAGGAAGAGTTCCAAAAAATGTGGGTTGAGATCACAAATGAGTCGGGAGGGAAaattatttcagaaacaatACCCGTGATGTTTGGGAG GACTCTGGAGGTTCTGAAAAGCTGTAATGGCATAGGGCAGTTTGAATTTGAGTATCTATGTGGTAGGCCG GTTGGGGCTGCAGATTATATTGCAATAGCTAGGAATTATCATACTGTGTTCATATCTGGTATTCCAACGATGAGCATGAGAATCCGCGATAAG GCAAGAAGGTTCATCACTCTTATTGATGAGTTATACAATCATCATTGCCGCCTAGTTTGTTCTGCAGCTTCTTCTATAGATGATTTATTCAAAGGGACAGAAGAGGGTAGATTGTTCGACTTGGAGAG CTTTCAATTTGAAACTGAGATAGAAGGCAGTAAGCTTCGAAGAGATGTCTTAGCAGAAGGCAGTGTGAGTTCTGGAGGTGTACCAACTGGAATTATTTCTATGTTGTCTGGTCAAGAGGAGATGTTTGCATTCCGTCGTGCC GTGTCCCGGTTGATCGAAATGCAGACACCTCTATATCTGGAGGGTGTTCGCGCTCTTCATCCTTATTTCCAAAGATGA
- the LOC116188305 gene encoding AFG1-like ATPase isoform X3: MRGFSSISRSLSVSRRIFCTAPTGALRFYCNHRPAKRAGPLMQYRDLVKQGKLQHDPDQEKVALELENLLGRLQQYEKDMEEYHVKLAEWENRRENERHRLLVEEAEMKQRGDVWASVNKHRSKLIERWTFRGLLQEKNIEPGVGKWVSYLNREKKLDTIVGRRPAAPPAPKGLYLFGNVGSGKTMLMDMFYSATKGIVKHRRRYHFHEAMLEINAHMHQIWKKQVEEKSFQSSISSWVRNLPFDSTIKEWLDAEEKYKQEMQMKNILPAVADKFLIDGQEDQGGASILCFDEIQTVDVFAIVALSGIVSRLLSTGTVLVATSNRAPEDLNQDGMQREIFLKFVDKLREHCDNILIGSEVDYRRLIAQRFVYQNHFFWPLGGSAEEEFQKMWVEITNESGGKIISETIPVMFGRTLEVLKSCNGIGQFEFEYLCGWGCRLYCNS, translated from the exons ATGAGAGGGTTCAGCTCAATCTCTCGCTCTCTgtcggtttctcggagaatcTTCTGTACTGCTCCTACGGGGGCACTCCGGTTCTACTGCAACCACCGGCCGGCGAAACGAGCAG GGCCACTCATGCAATACAGGGACCTCGTAAAGCAAGGGAAGCTACAGCACGACCCTGACCAGGAAAAGGTTGCTCTGGAACTGGAGAATCTACTCGGGAGGCTTCAGCAATATGAGAAAGATATGGAGGAATATCAT GTGAAACTAGCTGAATGGGAGAACAGGAGGGAGAACGAGCGCCACCGCCTTCTGGTGGAAGAAGCTGAAATGAAGCAGCGAGGGGATGTATGGGCATCAGTAAACAAGCATCGGAGTAAACTCATCGAGAGATGGACGTTTAG GGGGCTTTtgcaggaaaaaaatattgaaccTGGAGTTGGAAAATGGGTTTCTTATCTTAATCGGGAGAAGAAGTTGGATACGATTGTTGGTCGCCGTCCAGCGGCTCCTCCTGCTCCCAAAGGGCTTTATCTTTTTGGCAATGTCGGTAGTG GGAAGACAATGCTTATGGATATGTTTTATAGTGCCACGAAAGGAATTGTGAAACACAGAAGGCGATATCACTTTCATGAG GCGATGCTAGAGATCAATGCACATATGCAtcagatttggaagaagcaaGTCGAGGAAAAGTCTTTCCAGTCAAGCATCTCAAGCTGGGTTAGGAATCTTCCATTTGATTCAACTATTAAGGAATGGTTGGACGCTGAAGAAAAATACAAGCAAGAAATGCAAATGAAAAACATTCTACCTGCAGTTGCAGACAAGTTTCTCATTGATGGGCAAGAGGATCAAGGAGGAGCTAGCATACTTTGCTTTGATGAGATTCAG ACAGTTGATGTATTTGCTATTGTGGCCTTATCTGGAATTGTAAGCAGATTATTGAGTACCGGAACAGTTCTTGTGGCTACCAGTAACCGAGCACCAGAGGATTTAAATCAA GATGGTATGCAGCGGGAGATCTTTCTGAAGTTTGTTGACAAATTGCGAGAACATTGTGATAACATTCTGATTGGAAGTGAAGTTGACTATAGACGTCTAATTGCACAAAGATTTGTTTATCAG AATCATTTTTTCTGGCCTTTGGGTGGAAGTGCTGAGGAAGAGTTCCAAAAAATGTGGGTTGAGATCACAAATGAGTCGGGAGGGAAaattatttcagaaacaatACCCGTGATGTTTGGGAG GACTCTGGAGGTTCTGAAAAGCTGTAATGGCATAGGGCAGTTTGAATTTGAGTATCTATGTG GTTGGGGCTGCAGATTATATTGCAATAGCTAG
- the LOC116188342 gene encoding probable sugar phosphate/phosphate translocator At5g25400, which produces MGKGGAISESVLKKILLSYTYVAIWIFLSFTVIVYNKYILDKKLYNWPFPISLTMIHMSFCATLAFTIIKVFKLVEPVSMSKELYLSSVVPIGALYSLSLWLSNSAYIYLSVSFIQMLKALMPVAVYSIGVLFKKEGFKGDTMLNMLSISFGVAIAAYGEAKFDPWGVILQLGAVAFEATRLVMIQILLTSKGIQLNPITSLYYVAPCCLVFLFIPWIFVEYPILRDTSSFHFDFVIFGTNSLCAFALNLAVFLLVGKTSALTMNVAGVVKDWLLIAFSWSVIKDTVTPINLFGYGLAFLGVAYYNHSKLQALKTKEAQKKAAQADEEEGKLLEQRDGEGIGEKRDQA; this is translated from the coding sequence ATGGGAAAGGGCGGCGCCATCAGCGAGAGCGTGCTCAAGAAGATCCTCCTCTCCTACACCTACGTCGCGATCTGGATCTTCCTCTCCTTCACCGTCATCGTCTACAACAAGTACATCCTCGACAAGAAGCTCTACAACTGGCCCTTCCCTATCTCCCTCACCATGATCCACATGTCCTTCTGCGCCACCCTCGCCTTCACCATCATCAAGGTCTTCAAGCTCGTCGAGCCCGTCTCCATGTCCAAGGAGCTCTACCTCTCCTCCGTCGTCCCCATCGGCGCCCTCTACTCCCTCTCCCTCTGGCTCTCCAACTCCGCCTACATTTACCTCTCCGTCTCCTTCATCCAGATGCTCAAGGCCCTCATGCCCGTCGCCGTCTACTCCATCGGCGTCCTCTTCAAGAAGGAGGGCTTCAAGGGCGACACCATGCTCAACATGCTCTCGATCTCCTTCGGCGTTGCCATCGCCGCATACGGCGAGGCCAAGTTCGACCCCTGGGGCGTCATCCTCCAGCTCGGTGCCGTCGCCTTTGAGGCCACCCGTTTGGTAATGATCCAAATCCTGTTGACCTCTAAGGGGATCCAGCTGAaccccatcacttccctctATTACGTCGCTCCTTGCTGCCTGGTCTTCCTGTTTATCCCCTGGATCTTCGTTGAGTACCCGATCCTGAGGGACACGTCGAGCTTCCACTTCGATTTCGTCATCTTCGGGACCAATTCATTATGTGCATTCGCTCTGAACCTGGCTGTGTTCTTGCTCGTGGGGAAGACCTCGGCCCTGACTATGAATGTGGCCGGGGTCGTGAAGGATTGGCTGCTGATCGCGTTCTCGTGGTCAGTCATTAAGGACACCGTGACCCCCATTAACTTGTTCGGGTATGGGCTCGCATTCTTGGGGGTCGCCTACTACAACCACTCGAAATTGCAGGCGTTGAAGACGAAGGAGGCTCAGAAGAAGGCTGCCCAGGCCGATGAGGAGGAAGGGAAGTTGCTGGAGCAGAGGGACGGCGAGGGGATTGGAGAGAAGAGAGATCAAGCTTAA
- the LOC116189197 gene encoding uncharacterized protein LOC116189197 has product MTSLRTAELYAFHHVDRQVFTKMVKDLLRDPGESLLVIALWLWLERKGYPKIIVKLASLPDFLVYSAAQEAALCLKCLENTPPFPISRDGGFLPLTSRVMERNLALQFFQDNKFSAICGIRSMLTNVCSRIFTDILEHHLGNPTQAALNQPLLIPGFPHPLYGDLVIVLRPPDHNLPARDPWAWDPMNDVDECDRTVFLTFSRGFPVSKEEVRELFSEVLGLDCVSDVVMQETPKTSEQCLYAKLVLNSVESVDRVLTGRKVAKFQINGKHIWARKYERRD; this is encoded by the coding sequence ATGACCTCTCTAAGGACTGCGGAACTCTACGCCTTCCACCACGTTGACCGTCAAGTCTTCACCAAAATGGTCAAGGACCTCCTCAGGGACCCGGGGGAATCTTTACTGGTCATAGCTCTGTGGCTTTGGCTAGAACGGAAAGGCTACCCAAAAATTATCGTAAAATTGGCCAGTCTTCCGGATTTTCTCGTGTATTCTGCAGCGCAAGAGGCCGCCTTGTGCCTCAAATGCCTTGAGAATACCCCTCCTTTTCCGATAAGTCGTGATGGTGGGTTTCTGCCCCTTACTTCCAGGGTAATGGAAAGGAATCTCGCACTTCAATTTTTCCAAGACAACAAGTTCTCTGCAATTTGTGGAATTAGGAGCATGTTGACAAACGTTTGTTCCAGGATTTTCACCGATATCTTGGAACATCACTTAGGAAACCCTACTCAGGCTGCCCTGAACCAGCCTTTGCTCATTCCCGGGTTCCCTCACCCCTTATACGGGGATCTGGTGATCGTTCTTCGCCCTCCAGATCATAACCTCCCGGCGCGCGATCCATGGGCGTGGGATCCCATGAATGACGTGGACGAGTGCGACAGGACTGTCTTCCTAACATTTTCTAGAGGTTTCCCAGTGTCGAAGGAAGAGGTCAGGGAGCTGTTCTCAGAGGTTCTTGGGCTGGACTGTGTGAGCGACGTGGTCATGCAAGAAACTCCCAAAACCAGTGAGCAATGCCTCTATGCCAAATTGGTCCTGAATTCTGTCGAAAGCGTTGATAGGGTTTTGACAGGAAGAAAGGTGGCAAAATTCCAGATCAACGGGAAGCACATCTGGGCTCGAAAGTATGAGCGCCGCGACTAA